AAGGGCTGTTAGCAGTGGTTTGATGGATTTTGGATATCCCGCAGGGTCTATTATTGTAAGCACTTCACCGCTTTTACTGAACTCATATGTGACAATATCAGAAACAGCTCCCTTCTTTCCAAGTTTTGAGGCAAGTGTGGTCTTCCCACTTCCTTCATTACCAATAACAGTTATTTTTGTCATATTATCTGATTACTCCGCATCGATTTGATGGAATAATTCTTTCACAGCAATATATCTTTTTTGAAAAATTAACTGTCTCTGAGAATAGATGGATGAGGATTTTTACCAGTAGTCTCCTTTCCATATGGATTCTGTCTTGTCATTTGTGCTCTTGTTGAGTTTTTTTATTCTGACTAGATATTGATCATCTTCTTTTACAGGCTCTTCAAAAACTGCTTCAACTCCAAGTCTTTGAAGATAATTTTTGAATTTACCTGCAGTATGTAAACTTTTTACCCGGATCTGAACATCATCTGTGATTCTTTCACCGCAGCCAACTTTATTTATTGTTTCAACCATTGGAATGAGAATGCTTTGGCCAAGCTGAATACATCGTTTCTGAAGTTCTTCATCATTTTCATTCCATTCAACTGACTGGAATCCCTCTCTTACAATTCGAGAGAATAGATAATCTCTTCCAGTATCATTATAGAATTTGAAGGCATGTTCCAGATCTGCACAGTTACTCTGGGAGGTTGTGTATTTCATTGGCTGCAATACCATCTCAGGGTCCTTGACCACTACACCTTCACGTTTGTCTTTCCCCAGTTCCTCTATAATTTTCATTATTTTCTGGGAAGCATCCCTGACAGGATATTCTCCGAAAAATTTTACCTGAGCAAGTCCGTATTCATCTGCAAGCTTTCTTTTTTCATCAATGGAATAGGGTTTTCCTGTATTTTTTTTCGAATATCAAACACAAAAAACTGAAGTGAATCAATATTGTAGATGTCCTTTGGAACATAGGGATTATCAGGACCTACCATCTCTGCACACAGTACCAGATCAGGATGGTCTCTGAAAAAGTCCAGATTAATAAGTTCCCGGACCTTTTCAGTGGTATAGGGGCACACAAGTCCTCCTCTGGTAAATGCCAGGACCTCTCCATTGATTTCTGCGGCCCGGACATTGTATCCATTCATCTTTTCTTCAATTGCCACACTATCTGCAGTTTCAAAGTTCTTAATGATGGCAGATTCAAGAAGCAGTGCTCTTCTAATCTTTGGAAAGCCACGAACCAGCTCAAGCTCATTGCTTTGCTGGTTCAATACGCTTCCCTCTTCTATGTGAGATACCTTCTTGTCAAAGCGCAGCAATTGTCTGTACTTTCCCCAGTTGGCTGTCAATATTCTTCTTTCAATCAGCTTTTCCAGTCTCTTTTCAGAGATATCCAGATAACTGGCGGTTTTATTTATGTCCAGTGGTATTTTCTGATCAGTTTTTTTACTCATAGTTCTGAAAATCCATTTTTACCCTTAATATTTATTTAACAAGGGTATTGACTATATTCCTGCGTGTGATGAAACCTACGAACTCATTTTCCAGATTCAGTACTGGCAGTCCTCCAATATTCTCTTCAAGCATAAGATCTACCACATCCTGCAGAGGAGTGTTTGTATAGACTGTTTTTACACCTATAGTCATAATATCTTCAACAATGAGATTTTTTATACGTGAATCCTGCTGATTGCCTGCAACAAGATCTCTGAATGCACGCATAGCTTTTGCAATATCCCTTTCGGTAACAATACCCACAAGTTCACCATTTTCAACAACCGGCAATCTTCCAATATCATTATCAAGGATCAATCTCCTGATATGGACCACCCTGTCACTTGGAGTTGCAAGTATAGGATCTGCTTCCATCACTTCAGCTGCATATCCCTCAAAATATCCATTCTTTAATAGCTCAACCGGTGTGATCCAGCCCAGGATATTTTCCTGATCAGCAACTATGATTATGCCTTTATTCTTTGCCATAAGGGTGACAGCATCATCAAGTTCAGTGTCAGGGAATACCTTAACAAAATTATCCGAAACTGCTGTTGCTACATGAAGTGCAGATGCAGGCAGACCGTATTTTTTACGTGTACCCAGCTCCTTTGTAAGATTGCGCATTGTCAGTATGCCGACGATTTCACTGTTATGGGTAACAAGCAGACGACGACTTTTTTTCTTTTCCATCATATCAAGAGCATAGGACACAGTGTCAGCCTTATCGATGGTTGACGGCTCTACCATAACTTCTTTGACTTGCATATTTTTCACTCCTATATTTCAGCAACTAATGTTTGTCTATGAATATCCTCATCCACACCTGATATTATTCGTTTTTTTGATCCAGAATAACTTTTATTACATCGCTTCTGCTCAGTATCCCAACTATTTCTCCATCATCCTCTACAGGCAATCCTGTTATATCATGCTCAAGCATGATTTGGGCTGCGTCCACAACTTTATCATTCAGATTGACTGTGGTCAGTGGTTCTGTCATGATATCTTCTGCTAGTAGAGGCACTTCCTTGACATACCGGTAAACTTTATCACCCCCGGCAACTGGCCGCCTGCCCATTTTAATGTTTTTGGTAGATAGCTTTCCCTCATTATCTGTCATCGGATTCAATGCCAGATTTGTGGTTGAGATCATGCCAACTGCATCCCCTGTATTGTTCATGACAATTACCCTGCTTATATTGTTCTTGTTCATGACATCTACAACATGGTTGACAGTGTGGTGGCGATGGACCATATGGGCCTCACCTGTTATGATGGTTGAAACATTGATATTGAGGTCCAGTTTGCTTATATGGCCAACAATGTCCGTTCTGGTAATAATTCCAACAACTTTGTTGTTGACCACAGGAAGATTGTTTATATCATTCTCAATCATAAGCTCAACTGCCTGGGTAATGGAAGCTTCAGGATATATCGTAACAGGTGACTCCCTCATAACCAGATTCACAGGTATTCTGTCTATTGGTCTGCGTCTCCATAATGGCCCTGCCTGAGCCAATCTTCTGCTCATATCAGATTTGCTGACAATTCCCACCATCTCATCTTCATCAATAACTACAAGAGTGCTAATCTTATGTTTGAGCATCAGGTTCCGGGCATGGGAGAGTGGTTCATCCGGAGATATTACATATACAGGTGAACTCATTATATCTTCTACTTTCATACAATTCCTCCTCAGGTCTGTTTTTTTAGACAGAGAACATTTTTTTTATTCTATTATTGCTCTCAGAAAATCTCTTTCAGTGATTATTCCACAAAGTTTTCCATCGTCAAACACAGGCAGTGAACCTACATTTTTCTCAATCATAAGGCTTGCTGCCTCTCCCAGGTCCATATCAGATGATATCCAGACCACATCTTTGGAGACCAGAGAACTTACAGGCTCATTAAATGCTTCGTGGATGTTACCTGTTATAAGTTTCTGGAATGCTTCCCCGTTACCCAGGAAATGGACTATATTGGATGCTGTAATGATACCTATAAGCACACTATCTCTTACAAGGGGTAATCTCCTGAACCCTTTGCTAACCATGATCTTTGCAGCATCTCCAATGGATGTATCAGGAGTTACGGTTGTTACATTGGTGCTCATGTACTCTCCAGTAGATTTGTTGGTGAGAACACCTGCTATGAATTTGAGAAAATCCTTTTCAGTACATATTCCTATAACCCTATTATTGTCATCTACAATAGGCAACCCCCCGGTTTTTTTCTCAAGCATGATCCTTAGAACATCGTCTATCTTTGCATCACTTTTTACGTAAGCTACGTTGTGCTGCATTATTTCACGCACTTCTGCATTGATAGCTGCAAGCAGGTTTCCATTATAGTGTTTTTCCACAAGCAGATTCCGGTCCCCACCTCCAAGAAAATCCACGATATCCACAGAGGTAACGATTCCTTCCAGTCTTTTTGTACCTGCATCTGTAACCGGAACCCTCCTGAATCCCCTGGCTGTCATTGTCTTGATAGATCCCATTATTGTGGTGGTGGGTGGCACGGTTACAACATCACTGGTAGCAACAGCCATTATGTCTCCAACATACTCAGCTTCCCTTGCATCAAAATCCACAGGTCCCACATCAAGTAACCCATTGCTGCTAAACATCTTAGGGTCTTTTCTCTGAATTGTTTTATCCTGTGAGTTCAGTTTTTCCCTGATCTTCACTTTTTCTTCTGAAATCTTGTTTTTTCTATTTTGTGTGCTCAATTAAATCACCATTGTCTGGATTCATTCAAAAATGATAATATTCGGCTTTGCAGTTTTACCTGTTAAGACATGCCTTTAAAAGGTCGTGTCTGTCCACAATCCCAACAAGCTTTTTTCCGTTTGAGACGCAGATTCTGCCTATATTATACCTGGATAATTTACCAATCGCCTCCTCTATTTTTGCGTCAGGAGGTATTGTATACAATGGGGTGGACATAATCTTTTCAACTCTTGGAGAATTTTTTGCTCCTTTCCCATCAATGTCACTGGCACCTATTCTCGCATGACCTGATTTTATTATATCCCTTCTGGTAACAATTCCCATGATCTCCTCTTTATCATTTACTACCGGAACACCGGTATAGTCCCAGTCAATCATGTTTGACCAGATCTTTGCAACAGTTTCATCCGGATGTACTGTTGCAACTCGGGTTGTCATAATACTGGATACATCCACTGAAGGAATTCTTGATTCAGGAATATTTTGCAGAATGTCCACATCACTGATCACCCCGGTGAGTGTATAATCTGTTGTGGATTTTACCACAGGTGCTCTGTTCTCTTTTGATTCTATAAGCAGTTCTGCAGCTTTTAAGAGATCCATATCCGGTGTAATGGTTGGCGTCTCTCTCACATACCCTCCTACAGTTACATTTGACTTGTTGGTTCTTATGTTGAGTATATCCTGATCTGTTATAATTCCCATCACTCTGTTTGAATCGTCAACTACAGGAAGTCCTCTTAAGAAGTAGTCCCGCATGATCTGGCGGGCATGGGTTACATACTCATGGTCCTTTACAAATAAAGGATCTTTTGACATAATATCCTCAACTTTCATAGTTTTCACTCCTATCAATCTAATAAAAAACAAAACTCAAAGACAGGTTTCAATCATAGTAACCTTCACTGTCTCTGCAGCTTTCACAGAGCATCATCCCATTGACAAGCTGGAGATCCCTTGAAAATGATCCACAGTTTGTACATATACCGGTATCCATCTCTTCCCTTTCTTCAAATGCTGGTTCACGGTTCATTTCGATAAGGTTTGTAAGGATGGTATCAAGGCCTGGTGATATTGCCATTATATCCCGGTCTGTGATCAGGCCAACAATATTTCCGTTATCCATAACTGCAAGCCTTCTTATATTGGATTTTACCATTAATTTGGCTGCGTCTATTGTGCTTGCCGATGGTTTTATCGTAATAATGGGCGAGGACATAATTTCTCCAGCATTAATAGCTGCAGGATCGATCTCTGCAGCTAACACTTTTATGACCAGGTCTCTTTCTGTTATGATTCCCACCACTTCATCGGTATCAGTTACTATTATGCTTCCAATGCTGTTTGCTTTCATCTCCTGGGCCACTTTCAGAGAGCTCTCATTGATATCGATTGTAAAAACCTGCTTTGACATCATCGAGTGAACCGAAACCTCGGTCTCTATATCTCGAATAGAATAAATCTCATCCTCTCTATCATCATCATCTGTTCCAAGAAGCATATGAATCCCTATTTCCACATGTAAATATTGTTTTCAACAGCTACACTGATCCCACTACTGCAGGAGTTTCCCACATAATAAAATTGGGCTTTTATGTTATATATACCTTCTTTTTTTTGTAAAAAGGGTCAAAAAAATGTTGTGCCTGCATGGTCAAAAATACCGGGAAACAAAATGCTCAGGAACTTTATCACATAACTATGATTTTGCTTCTGTTTCCGACATTAAGTTCGATTTCATCTTTGAGACCATACTTGGAATAAGCATCAATTACCTCTATTCTGGAATCAATATCTATGTCGTTTACAGTGTTTGCATGCTCTCCCCACAGAGCAAGGCGGATCCTGCCGGTTTCATCGGACACATAGATATTTGCAACCATATCCTGAGTTCCGTCCTGCCGGCTGAACTCCTTTATCTCATCAATTCCAGAAACATGGCCT
Above is a genomic segment from Methanosalsum zhilinae DSM 4017 containing:
- a CDS encoding CBS domain-containing protein, producing MSTQNRKNKISEEKVKIREKLNSQDKTIQRKDPKMFSSNGLLDVGPVDFDAREAEYVGDIMAVATSDVVTVPPTTTIMGSIKTMTARGFRRVPVTDAGTKRLEGIVTSVDIVDFLGGGDRNLLVEKHYNGNLLAAINAEVREIMQHNVAYVKSDAKIDDVLRIMLEKKTGGLPIVDDNNRVIGICTEKDFLKFIAGVLTNKSTGEYMSTNVTTVTPDTSIGDAAKIMVSKGFRRLPLVRDSVLIGIITASNIVHFLGNGEAFQKLITGNIHEAFNEPVSSLVSKDVVWISSDMDLGEAASLMIEKNVGSLPVFDDGKLCGIITERDFLRAIIE
- a CDS encoding CBS domain-containing protein; amino-acid sequence: MLLGTDDDDREDEIYSIRDIETEVSVHSMMSKQVFTIDINESSLKVAQEMKANSIGSIIVTDTDEVVGIITERDLVIKVLAAEIDPAAINAGEIMSSPIITIKPSASTIDAAKLMVKSNIRRLAVMDNGNIVGLITDRDIMAISPGLDTILTNLIEMNREPAFEEREEMDTGICTNCGSFSRDLQLVNGMMLCESCRDSEGYYD
- a CDS encoding CBS domain-containing protein, with the translated sequence MKVEDIMSKDPLFVKDHEYVTHARQIMRDYFLRGLPVVDDSNRVMGIITDQDILNIRTNKSNVTVGGYVRETPTITPDMDLLKAAELLIESKENRAPVVKSTTDYTLTGVISDVDILQNIPESRIPSVDVSSIMTTRVATVHPDETVAKIWSNMIDWDYTGVPVVNDKEEIMGIVTRRDIIKSGHARIGASDIDGKGAKNSPRVEKIMSTPLYTIPPDAKIEEAIGKLSRYNIGRICVSNGKKLVGIVDRHDLLKACLNR
- a CDS encoding CBS domain-containing protein, giving the protein MKVEDIMSSPVYVISPDEPLSHARNLMLKHKISTLVVIDEDEMVGIVSKSDMSRRLAQAGPLWRRRPIDRIPVNLVMRESPVTIYPEASITQAVELMIENDINNLPVVNNKVVGIITRTDIVGHISKLDLNINVSTIITGEAHMVHRHHTVNHVVDVMNKNNISRVIVMNNTGDAVGMISTTNLALNPMTDNEGKLSTKNIKMGRRPVAGGDKVYRYVKEVPLLAEDIMTEPLTTVNLNDKVVDAAQIMLEHDITGLPVEDDGEIVGILSRSDVIKVILDQKNE
- a CDS encoding CBS domain-containing protein; amino-acid sequence: MQVKEVMVEPSTIDKADTVSYALDMMEKKKSRRLLVTHNSEIVGILTMRNLTKELGTRKKYGLPASALHVATAVSDNFVKVFPDTELDDAVTLMAKNKGIIIVADQENILGWITPVELLKNGYFEGYAAEVMEADPILATPSDRVVHIRRLILDNDIGRLPVVENGELVGIVTERDIAKAMRAFRDLVAGNQQDSRIKNLIVEDIMTIGVKTVYTNTPLQDVVDLMLEENIGGLPVLNLENEFVGFITRRNIVNTLVK